Proteins encoded together in one Lathamus discolor isolate bLatDis1 chromosome 3, bLatDis1.hap1, whole genome shotgun sequence window:
- the LOC136011310 gene encoding pancreatic triacylglycerol lipase-like: MLGIWTLALCLLSAAEGAEVCFDRLGCFSDSMPWSGTTERPIQKLPWSPEKIDARFLLYTRENPDSYQEISAVGSSISYSNFKTSRLTRFIVHGFIDNGEENWLSDMCKRMLTVEDVNCICIDWKKGSRCQYTQASNNVRVVGAEIAYFVNTLMDTYGYSPANVHIIGHSLGAHVAGEAGKRRPGIGRITGLDPAQPYFQGTPIEVRLDKTDAEFVDVIHTDTAPTIPYLGFGMSPAIGHLDFYPNGGVEMPGCGKNAVSQIVDLDGIWEGTRDFMACNHLRSYKYYSDSIIYPDGFLGYSCASYDVFESGRCFPCPAEGCPNMGHYADRFKGNINSDFVKLYLNTAEAKDFALWRYKVTVTLSGKSAVTGYVNIALYGSGGNTRQYQIVKGTLKPDNTYTAYIDAELKLGTVTKVKFLWNNNVINPTLPKLGAATVVVQSGEDRKEYRFCGYETVREDVLLTLTAC; this comes from the exons ATGCTTGGGATTTGGACACTTGCACTATGCCTGCTCAGCGCAGCAGAAG GTGCAGAAGTCTGCTTTGATAGGCTGGGATGTTTCTCAGACAGTATGCCATGGTCTGGAACTACAGAAAGACCAATCCAGAAGTTACCCTGGAGCCCAGAAAAGATAGATGCTCGCTTCCTCCTCTACACAAGAGAAAATCCTGATAGCTATCAA GAGATCTCTGCAGTTGGTTCCTCCATTAGCTACTCCAACTTTAAAACAAGCAGGTTAACCAGATTCATTGTCCACGGTTTCATAGACAATGGAGAAGAAAACTGGCTGTCAGACATGTGCAAG AGGATGCTCACTGTGGAAGATGTGAACTGCATCTGCATTGACTGGAAGAAAGGCTCAAGATGTCAGTACACCCAGGCATCAAACAATGTCCGCGTTGTGGGCGCCGAAATAGCTTACTTTGTGAACACCCTTATG GACACATACGGATACTCTCCAGCCAATGTTCACATTATTGGTCACAGCCTTGGAGCACATGTGGCAGGCGAAGCTGGCAAGAGGCGCCCAGGCATTGGAAGAATTACTG gactGGACCCTGCTCAGCCTTACTTCCAAGGGACTCCTATTGAAGTCAGACTGGATAAAACTGATGCCGAGTTTGTTGATGTTATCCACACAGATACAGCTCCCACAATCCCCTACTTAG GTTTTGGCATGAGCCCAGCTATTGGACATCTTGACTTCTATCCAAACGGAGGAGTGGAAATGCCTGGCTGTGGAAAGAACGCTGTGTCACAGATCGTAGATCTTGATGGCATCTGGGAAG GAACTCGGGACTTCATGGCTTGCAATCACCTGAGGAGTTACAAGTATTACTCTGACAGTATTATCTACCCTGATGGATTCCTGGGCTATTCTTGTGCTTCATACGATGTTTTTGAATCC GGACGCTGCTTCCCATGCCCAGCAGAGGGCTGCCCCAATATGGGTCACTATGCAGACAGGTTCAAGGGGAATATTAACAGTGACTTCGTGAAACTTTACCTGAACACTGCAGAAGCCAAGGACTTTGCTC TTTGGAGGTACAAAGTAACTGTGACCCTCTCTGGAAAGAGTGCTGTGACAGGATACGTAAACATTGCCCTGTATGGAAGTGGTGGGAACACAAGACAGTACCAGATCGTCAA GGGAACCCTCAAACCAGACAACACTTACACAGCCTACATTGATGCAGAACTTAAACTTGGAACAGTTACAAAGGTTAAATTCCTCTGGAACAACAATGTGATAAACCCAACTCTTCCTAAACTAGGAGCTGCAACGGTTGTAGTACAGTctggagaagacagaaaaga ataccGTTTCTGTGGTTACGAGACTGTTAGAGAGGATGTTCTGCTGACTCTTACTGCTTGCTAA